A window from Candidatus Aminicenantes bacterium encodes these proteins:
- a CDS encoding glycosyltransferase: MAKTLLSVIVPVFNERDNIRLLYREILSATDPLDIELEMIFVDDGSTDASLETLLELRESDPRVQVIQFRKNFGQSSAISAGFDLCRGELVITMDGDLQNDPGDIPRILEKLAEGYDIVNGWRKKRRDKFLTRLLPSFIGNKLISFITKVKLHDYGCTLRGFRREVVKNLTLYGEMHRYIPAIASRMGIRSTEIPVNHRERKFGQSKYGLGRTFRVILDLITIKYLLSYAHRPLQIFGGIGLLMLLGGFLSGAYLTVIKYAYLQPIAGRPLLFFTILLIFLGFQVITLGLIAEMLTKIYHEGLKKTTYSIRAINGVDYHENPDDRP, from the coding sequence ATGGCCAAAACGCTGCTGTCGGTCATTGTACCCGTATTCAACGAAAGAGATAACATCCGGCTCTTGTACCGCGAGATCCTGTCCGCCACGGATCCGTTGGATATAGAATTGGAAATGATCTTTGTCGATGACGGCAGTACGGACGCATCCCTGGAGACCCTGCTCGAGCTACGCGAAAGCGATCCCCGGGTACAAGTCATCCAGTTCCGTAAGAACTTCGGCCAGAGTTCCGCCATTTCCGCGGGTTTCGATTTATGCCGCGGCGAACTTGTCATCACCATGGATGGGGACCTGCAAAACGACCCGGGCGATATTCCGCGCATTCTGGAAAAGCTTGCGGAGGGGTACGATATCGTAAACGGTTGGCGCAAAAAGCGCCGCGACAAATTCCTGACGCGTTTGCTGCCCTCTTTTATCGGCAACAAGTTGATTTCTTTCATCACCAAGGTCAAACTGCACGATTACGGCTGCACGTTGAGGGGGTTCCGCCGCGAAGTGGTCAAGAACCTGACATTGTACGGGGAAATGCACCGCTATATTCCGGCCATTGCATCGCGCATGGGGATTCGCTCCACCGAAATCCCGGTCAACCATCGAGAACGCAAGTTCGGGCAATCCAAGTACGGTCTGGGCCGAACCTTCCGCGTGATACTGGACCTGATCACCATCAAGTACCTCTTGTCCTATGCCCACCGTCCCCTGCAGATTTTCGGCGGGATCGGCCTCTTGATGCTCCTGGGCGGATTTCTGTCGGGCGCCTATCTGACGGTAATCAAATACGCGTATCTTCAGCCCATTGCCGGCCGGCCGCTGCTGTTTTTCACGATTCTCTTGATTTTCCTGGGATTTCAGGTGATCACCCTGGGATTGATCGCCGAAATGCTCACCAAGATCTATCACGAAGGTTTAAAGAAAACCACCTACTCAATCCGAGCCATCAATGGGGTCGATTATCATGAAAATCCTGATGATCGCCCCTGA
- a CDS encoding glycosyltransferase, which yields MGSIIMKILMIAPEPFFEPRGTPFSEYFRIRALTDLGHKVDLVTYPIGADKEVPGLRIFRSLRPFWIRQVKTGPSASKLVLDFFLFFSSLKRLLLGRYDVIHSHEEASLFGTLFSAIFRIPHLYDMHSSLVQQMDNFQFTRSRLVRRLFAINERWALKRARSVIVICRSLYEHAASITTEKKLTLIENFMDESPKQLDLHMLNEIRAHLPRQRRIVTYTGTLEHYQGIPLLLESLAFLDPRFHLVLVGGKPSQIEKLRQIARKRGLEKRILFAGLRPHKEIPYFLHLSHVLVSPRSHGTNIPLKIYAYLKSGVPVVATNLYTHTQTLTPEIAVLVEPRGDALAKGIERADSEEGRAIAAAAARFSERHYSADHYRERVARALLPITESRRD from the coding sequence ATGGGGTCGATTATCATGAAAATCCTGATGATCGCCCCTGAACCCTTTTTTGAGCCCCGGGGCACGCCGTTTTCCGAATACTTTCGCATCCGCGCGCTAACCGATCTGGGGCACAAAGTCGATTTGGTCACCTACCCCATCGGCGCGGACAAAGAGGTTCCCGGACTCAGGATATTCCGTTCCCTGAGGCCCTTCTGGATCCGCCAGGTTAAAACCGGCCCTTCCGCCAGCAAACTGGTGCTGGACTTTTTTTTGTTTTTCTCTTCACTGAAACGGCTCCTGCTGGGGCGTTACGACGTGATTCATTCCCACGAAGAGGCCTCTCTGTTCGGCACCTTGTTCAGTGCCATCTTCCGTATTCCCCACCTCTACGACATGCACTCATCCCTGGTCCAACAGATGGACAACTTTCAATTCACCCGCTCACGTTTGGTACGGCGCCTGTTTGCGATCAATGAACGCTGGGCATTGAAACGGGCGCGGTCGGTTATCGTTATCTGCCGTTCTCTCTATGAACACGCCGCATCCATCACCACTGAAAAGAAATTAACCCTCATCGAAAACTTTATGGATGAATCTCCAAAGCAACTGGACCTGCATATGTTGAACGAAATCCGCGCGCATCTTCCCCGCCAACGACGCATCGTGACCTACACCGGTACCTTGGAACACTACCAGGGCATTCCCCTGCTGCTGGAGAGCCTGGCCTTCCTGGATCCGCGCTTTCATCTCGTACTGGTCGGCGGCAAGCCTTCCCAGATCGAGAAACTGCGCCAAATCGCCCGCAAACGCGGACTGGAAAAACGAATCCTCTTTGCCGGCCTGCGCCCGCATAAAGAAATCCCTTATTTTCTCCACCTGTCCCACGTTCTGGTATCGCCCCGTTCGCATGGAACCAACATCCCGCTCAAGATCTATGCCTACCTCAAGAGCGGAGTTCCCGTTGTGGCCACGAACCTGTACACGCATACCCAGACCCTGACCCCGGAAATCGCCGTACTGGTTGAACCGCGTGGCGATGCGCTGGCAAAAGGCATTGAACGCGCCGACAGCGAGGAAGGCCGCGCCATTGCCGCGGCGGCTGCGAGATTCTCTGAACGCCACTACTCTGCCGACCACTACCGGGAACGGGTTGCCCGGGCCCTGCTGCCAATTACGGAATCCCGCCGGGATTGA